Proteins from a single region of Parambassis ranga chromosome 16, fParRan2.1, whole genome shotgun sequence:
- the ggctb gene encoding gamma-glutamylcyclotransferase: MESNHTFLYFAYGSNLLKERLQLKNPSATVHCVARLKDYKLVFGNHKGLASDRWHGGVATIEHSPGDEVWGVVWRMNVSDLESLDSQENVTLGAYSPAEVSVKTKGQELNCRTYIMNSCVYAPPSPQYLKVIVMGAEQNGLPKDYQDKLRAIQTNMYEGPLPMMAELERARRAKERSERCAEA; encoded by the exons ATGGAGAGTAATCACACCTTCCTGTACTTTGCGTATGGAAGTAACCTCCTGAAGGAGCGGCTCCAGCTGAAGAATCCCTCTGCGACCGTTCACTGTGTGGCCAGGCTGAAG GACTATAAATTAGTTTTCGGGAATCATAAAGGCCTGGCCAGCGACCGGTGGCATGGAGGCGTGGCCACTATAGAGCACAGCCCGGGGGACGAGGTGTGGGGCGTGGTGTGGAGGATGAACGTGTCTGACCTGGAGTCTTTAGACAG TCAGGAGAATGTGACGTTAGGTGCATACAGCCCGGCGGAAGtatcagtgaaaacaaaaggcCAGGAGCTCAACTGTCGCACCTACATAATGAACAGCTGTGTGTACGCGCCGCCGTCACCTCAGTACCTAAAG GTGATCGTGATGGGGGCGGAGCAGAACGGCTTGCCCAAGGACTACCAGGACAAGCTGCGGGCCATCCAGACCAACATGTACGAGGGTCCCCTGCCCATGATGGCTGAACTGGAGCGAGCCAGGAGAGCCAAGGAGAGGAGCGAGCGCTGTGCAGAGGCCTGA
- the LOC114448741 gene encoding oxysterol-binding protein-related protein 10-like, which produces MNRPARQESPLWSDREPHGRAAKEHQAGSRAGSGPRSRRVVEGVLKKYTNFLQGWQSRYFVLDPELGQLQYYVSERSKSQRPPRGALPLLGAMVVSSSQFPYMFLVQATNGDLYKLRAPDAQEQEIWMTQLQLCSRHHSDCTAKVTTQTEGEQKNLVNSTGSTHLRDPQQTSAATLSCLGRCFNMLQHNPVQTLNQNQNHLPSPRLCHSSAGLNQAAPTDRLRSWSQRCSSTVTQVVPGSFRSSSQRLTHTFNENQSPKHSSDGEKHENNHAQNQSQAAEISSGWSRPHPELHVKNGAQTPLSSSTHTQDAQDVDFQSEASSSPQPSGVTACQPSYQPCRTSSPDSPDFSDEATDTEDNEEEDLGVQDDQRSVIVHLLSQLKHGMDLTQVVLPTFILEKRSLLEMYANFMAHPDVFLSITCGRTPEERIIRFVEYYLTAFHEGRKGAVAKKPYNPILGESFHCSWKVPRDCVRPLRTPSCTGSNSGSISTSSTPGSSEKSRTGSSRRNSDCYQVRFVAEQVSHHPPISCFYCESKEKRMCVNTYVWTKSKFMGMSVGVSMVGEGVLYLLEHDEEYVFTLPCAYARSILTVPWVELGGKVSINCAKSGYSATVTFHTKPFYGGKVHRVTAEVKHNQTGNTVCKAQGEWNGVLEFSYNNETNKVIDTSKLPIIKKRIRPLEKQGQYESRHLWRHVTASLKAGHMDAATEHKRCLEERQRCESRQRAASRTAWKPKYFIKEGEDWLYHSPLWKAD; this is translated from the exons ATGAACCGTCCAGCGCGCCAGGAGAGCCCACTGTGGAGCGACAGGGAGCCGCACGGCCGGGCTGCGAAGGAGCATCAGGCGGGCAGCCGTGCGGGGTCGGGCCCCCGCAGCAGGCGGGTCGTGGAGGGGGTCCTGAAGAAATACACCAATTTCCTCCAGGGCTGGCAGAGCAG ATATTTCGTCCTGGACCCCGAGCTCGGTCAGCTTCAGTATTATGTGAGCGAGCGCAGTAAAAGCCAGCGACCTCCCAGAGGGGCTCTCCCTCTCCTCGGAGCCATGGTGGTCTCCAGCAGTCAGTTCCCCTACATGTTTCTCGTCCAGGCCACTAACGGGGATCTCTACAAACTCAGAG CGCCGGACGCCCAGGAGCAGGAAATATGGATGACTCAGCTACAGCTGTGTTCTCGACACCACTCCGACTGCACTGCCaag GTAACGACCCAGACTGAAGGGGAGCAGAAAAACCTGGTCAACTCTACTGGAtccacacacctcagagaccCACAGCAG ACATCAGCAGCCACCCTGAGCTGCCTGGGACGTTGCTTCAACATGCTGCAGCACAATCCCGTCCAAACCCttaaccagaaccagaaccaccTCCCTAGCCCTCGTCTCTGCCACAGTTCAGCTGGTTTGAACCAGGCAGCTCCCACGGACAGACTTAGGTCATGGAGCCAGCGCTGCAGCTCCACGGTGACTCAGGTGGTGCCCGGGAGCTTCAGGTCCAGCAGTCAGAGACTGACTCACACTTTTAATGAGAACCAAAgtcccaaacacagcagtgaCGGCGAAAAACACGAAAACAACCACGCCCAGAACCAAAGCCAGGCGGCAG AGATCTCCTCTGGATGGTCCAGACCTCATCCTGAGCTGCACGTGAAAAATGGAGCACAGacacctctgtcctcctccacccacactCAGGATGCACAGGATGTGGACTTCCAGTCTGAG GCCAGCAGCTCTCCACAGCCTTCAGGAGTGACTGCATGCCAGCCGAGCtat CAGCCGTGTCGGACCAGCAGCCCAGACTCCCCGGACTTCAGTGATGaggccacagacacagaggacaacGAGGAGGAGGACCTGGGAGTCCAGGACGACCAGCGAAGCGTTATCGTTCATCTCCTGTCCCAACTCAAACATGGCATGGACCTCACACAG GTGGTGCTCCCGACCTTCATCTTAGAAAAGCGCTCCTTACTCGAGATGTACGCCAACTTCATGGCTCACCCCGACGTGTTCCTGTCCATCACCTGCGGCCGCACGCCAGAGGAGCGCATCATTCGCTTCGTGGAGTACTATCTGACTGCCTTTCACGAGGGCCGGAAGGGAGCAGTGGCCAAGAAGCCTTACAACCCCATCCTGGGTGAGAGTTTCCACTGTTCCTGGAAGGTGCCTCGGGACTGCGTGCGACCTCTCAGGACTCCCAGCTGCACTGGTTCAAACTCAGGATCCATATCCACGTCTTCCACACCCGGGTCCTCAGAAAAGAGCAGaactggcagcagcaggaggaactcAGACTGCTATCAGGTCCGCTTTGTGGCGGAGCAGGTGTCTCATCATCCACCCATATCCTGCTTCTACTGCGAGTCCAAAGAGAAGAGGATGTGCGTCAACACGTACGTCTGGACCAAGAGCAAGTTCATGGGCATGTCTGTGGGGGTGTCAATGGTTGGAGAAG GTGTGCTGTATTTGTTGGAGCATGATGAAGAGTATGTGTTCACACTGCCCTGTGCCTACGCCCGCTCCATCCTGACCGTTCCATGGGTGGAGCTCGGGGGAAAAGTCTCCATCAACTGTGCCAAGAGTGGCTACTCGGCCACTGTCACTTTCCACACCAAACCCTTCTATGGAGGGAAAgtacacag GGTGACTGCAGAGGTGAAGCACAACCAGACAGGGAACACGGTGTGTAAGGCTCAGGGGGAGTGGAACGGCGTTCTGGAGTTCTCCTACAACAACGAGACAAACAAAGTGATTGACACGTCCAAACTGCCAATCATCAAGAAGAGGATCCGCCCTCTGGAGAAGCAAGGCCAGTATGAGTCCAG acatCTGTGGCGGCATGTAACGGCGTCGCTGAAGGCGGGACACATGGACGCAGCCACAGAGCACAAACGCTGCCTGGAGGAGAGGCAGCGCTGTGAGAGCCGGCAGAGAGCCGCCAGCCGGACGGCCTGGAAACCCAAATACTTCATCAAAGAG ggggaAGACTGGCTGTACCACAGTCCTCTGTGGAAAGCTGACTGA
- the gpd1l gene encoding glycerol-3-phosphate dehydrogenase 1-like protein: MASPLKVCIVGSGNWGSAIARIIGNNARSLQQFSTTVKMWVFEENVNGRKLTDIINTEHENIKYLPGYKLPENVVAVPKLCEAAEGADLLVFVVPHQFIRKLCDEMAGCVSSKARGITLIKGIDVGPEGLKLISDIIREKMGIDISVLMGANIANEVAAEKFCETTIGSQILENGLLFKELLQTPNFRITVVDDADTVELCGALKNIVAVGAGFCDGLMCGDNTKAAVIRLGLMEMIAFAKIFSKNASVSTATFLESCGVADLITTCYGGRNRRVAEAFAKTGKSLEELEKEMLNGQKLQGPATSAEVYHVLQQKGLVNKFPLFTAVYQICFESRPVREMISCLQSHPEHM, from the exons ATGGCGTCTCCACTCAAGGTTTGCATAGTCGGCTCCGGAAACTG GGGCTCAGCCATCGCCAGGATCATTGGAAATAATGCCCGGTCGCTGCAGCAGTTTTCCACCACGGTGAAGATGTGGGTGTTTGAGGAAAACGTTAACGGCAGGAAGCTCACTGACATCATCAACACCGAGCATGAAAACATCAAGTACCTGCCTGGATACAAACTGCCGGAGAACGTG GTGGCCGTGCCAAAGCTGTGTGAGGCCGCAGAGGGAGCCGACCTGCTGGTGTTTGTGGTTCCTCATCAGTTCATCAGAAAGCTGTGTGACGAGATGGCCGGCTGCGTGTCCAGCAAAGCTCGAGGAATCACACTCATAAAA GGGATCGATGTGGGTCCAGAGGGCCTGAAGCTCATCTCTGACATCATCCGAGAGAAGATGGGGATCGACATCAGCGTCCTCATGGGAGCTAACATCGCTAACGAAGTAGCAGCTGAGAAGTTCTGTGAAACCACTATAG gcagtCAGATTCTGGAGAACGGCCTGTTGTtcaaagagctgctgcagaCTCCAAACTTCAGGATCACTGTGGTGGACGACGCTGACACCGTGGAGCTGTGTGGAGCTCTGAAG AACATCGTCGCCGTGGGCGCAGGCTTCTGCGACGGCTTGATGTGTGGTGACAACACCAAGGCGGCTGTGATTCGTCTGGGGCTGATGGAGATGATAGCCTTCGCTAAAATCTTTTCTAAGAACGCCTCTGTTTCCACGGCAACGTTTCTAGAGAGCTGCGGCGTGGCCGACCTCATCACGACGTGCTACGGCGGCCGCAACCGACGAGTAGCAGAGGCCTTTGCCAAAACAGGGAAG AGCCTGGaagagctggagaaggagaTGCTGAATGGGCAGAAGCTGCAGGGTCCCGCCACCTCAGCCGAGGTTTATCACGTCCTGCAGCAGAAGGGCCTGGTCAACAA gTTCCCTCTGTTCACAGCAGTCTATCAGATCTGTTTTGAGAGCAGGCCGGTCCGGGAGATGATCTCCTGTCTGCAGAGCCACCCTGAACACATGTGA
- the tcaim gene encoding T-cell activation inhibitor, mitochondrial, with the protein MSVNAILRCTARLQRKRVAAHLIQRRSLTGAEAVNALRPFYFAVHPDFFGQYPREREVNENSLKRLNGYLETLQKPGSRSLQPMKLTFYVRDTKDSSDVYPDLLSSGFRSVSFTLQTNDILSTVMNVLTSCSLPVEHMKGMKASADSSKSPPQAAMPFYRPIKWDKTYYTFTGFRDPEQELQQARRAEPTLSLWLRDNEPEAAKKLSASLPRRDELNRLKEELCHKFHLADIRWQRSWGVAHRCCQLQSLSRLSQQDPEALINLKGHVVVFADQSGMNASGHVVLGTMDVHHQWTKLFEQLPSYCSLQQQTNWLKERISHLLGGTQVVHMERLGPVQPLAEHYSTLSTFHKGLVSRHLRLHPRSLQGLTMQLENDRSNPSLHEMGHFIIPTNCDPPKLQVFLQTHAPEARRRTQHKNQLQAEEEAVMKLCVQTLSLRSLSKEPSVSSTQMIECCKRLVEQRSPLMQGLHVCVSHFYSVMQDGDLCVPWDWKS; encoded by the exons ATGTCTGTCAACGCCATCCTGCGATGCACAGCCAG GCTGCAGAGGAAACGTGTGGCTGCACATCTGATCCAGCGTAGATCTCTGACCGGGGCAGAGGCTGTCAACGCGCTCAGacccttttattttgctgtccATCCGGACTTCTTTGGTCAATATCCCAGAGAGCGG GAAGTGAATGAAAATTCACTGAAGAGGCTGAATGGCTATCTGGAAACCCTGCAGAAGCCTGGCTCTCGTTCACTTCAGCCCATGAAGCTCACTTTTTATGTCAGGGACACCAaggacagcagtgatgtgtATCCAGACCTGCTCAGCTCAG GGTTCCGCTCTGTCAGTTTCACCCTGCAAACAAACGACATTTTGAGCACAGTGATGAATGTCCTGACGTCCTGCAGCCTGCCTGTGGAGCACATGAAGGGAATGAAAGCAAGCGCAGACTCGTCTAAAAGTCCACCTCAGGCTGCGATGCCTTTTTACAGACCAATCAAATGGGATAAGACTTACTACACCTTCACTGGCTTCAGAGACCCCGAGCAAGAGCTGCAGCAGGCCAGAAGAGCAGAGCCTACACTCAG cttGTGGCTGAGAGACAACGAGCCAGAGGCAGCGAAGAAACTCAGCGCTAGTCTTCCTCGGAGAGACGAGCTGAACAGACTGAAGGAAGAGCTGTGTCACAAATTTCATCTGGCTGATATCAG GTGGCAGCGTAGCTGGGGAGTGGCCCATAGGTGCTGTCAGCTTCAGAGTCTGAGCAGACTGTCTCAGCAGGACCCCGAAGCCTTGATCAACCTGAAAG GACACGTTGTGGTGTTCGCTGACCAGTCAGGGATGAATGCCTCAGGACATGTCGTGCTGGGAACCATGGATGTTCATCATCAGTGGACCAAG CTGTTTGAGCAGCTGCCAAGCTATTGtagcctgcagcagcagactaACTGGCTGAAAGAGAGGATCAGCCACCTCCTGGGTGGGACCCAGGTGGTCCACATGGAGAGACTGGGACCAGTCCAACCCCTCGCCGAACACTACAGCACCCTTAGCACCTTCCACAAAGGCCTGGTGTCCCGTCACCTCCGCCTGCACCCGAGGAGCCTGCAGGGCCTCACCATGCAGCTGGAGAA CGATCGCTCTAACCCCAGTCTTCATGAGATGGGACACTTCATCATCCCCACCAACTGTGACCCTCCCAAGCTGCAGGTCTTCCTCCAGACCCACGCCCCCGAGGCCAGACGGCGCACCCAGCACAAAAACCA gctgcaggcggaggaggaggccgtgatgaagctgtgtgtccAGACTCTGTCTCTGAGGAGCCTGTCCAAGGAGCCCAGCGTCAGCTCCACCCAGATGATCGAGTGCTGTAAAAGGCTGGTGGAGCAGCGCTCCCCCCTCATGCAGGGGCTCCACGTCTGTGTTTCTCACTTCTACTCCGTCATGCAGGATGGAGACCTGTGTGTCCCGTGGGACTGGAAGAGCTGA